A genomic window from Chrysoperla carnea chromosome 3, inChrCarn1.1, whole genome shotgun sequence includes:
- the LOC123295423 gene encoding E3 ubiquitin-protein ligase NRDP1, which produces MGYEVNRFQGDVDEELICPICSGVLEDPLQAPVCEHAFCRVCIQEWISRQPTCPVDRQSITFTQLRPVPRILRNLLARMCISCDNFVYGCPMILKLDALASHLEECEHNPKRPLPCEQGCGLVIPKDELQEHNCVRELRTLMQSQQQKMADFQRELTEQRFIIKEQKRELKLLKDFMRAMRLSNPTMRAIADQMERDETIRWIGSLTRARVTRWGGMISTPDEILQTMIKRSLLESGCPSHIINELMGNCHESRWPPGLNSLETRQNNRRQYENYICKRVPGKQAVLVFPCDNTHMPEEMMIEPGLVMIFAHGIE; this is translated from the exons ATGGGTTATGAAGTGAATCGATTTCAGGGTGATGTTGATGAAGAATTAATATGCCCTATTTGTTCTGGAGTTTTAGAGGATCCATTACAG GCACCTGTTTGTGAGCATGCATTTTGTCGAGTATGCATACAAGAATGGATATCACGACAACCAACATGTCCAGTCGATCGACAATCGATTACGTTTACACAATTACGACCTGTACCTCGAATATTACGAAATTTATTAGCACGAATGTGTATATCAtgtgataattttgtttatggTTGTCCtatgatattaaaattggatGCTTTGGCATCACATTTGGAAGAATGTGAACACAATCCAAAAAGACCCTTACCCTGTGAACAAGGTTGTGGATTAGTGATACCAAAAGATGAATTGCAAGAGCATAATTGTGTACGAGAATTACGCACGTTAATGCAATCACAACAACAGAAAATGGCGGATTTTCAACGGGAACTTACTGAACAAAGGTTTATTATTAAGGAACAGAAACGTGAACTGAAACTGCTCAAG GATTTTATGCGTGCAATGCGATTATCAAATCCAACAATGCGAGCTATTGCCGATCAAATGGAACGTGATGAAACAATTCGTTGGATTGGTTCCCTAACACGAGCACGAGTAACTCGATGGGGCGGTATGATCTCTACACCGGATGAAATCCTCCAAACAATGATAAAACGATCTTTACTCGAATCTGGTTGCCCATCACACATCATCAACGAACTAATGGGTAATTGTCATGAAAGTAGATGGCCACCAGGTTTAAATTCATTAGAAACGCGTCAAAATAATCGTCGtcaatatgaaaattatatatgtaaacGTGTTCCTGGTAAACAAGCAGTTTTAGTCTTCCCTTGTGATAATACGCACATGCCAGAAGAAATGATGATTGAACCCGGTTTAGTTATGATATTCGCGCATGGCATTGAGTGA